A stretch of Chitinophaga caeni DNA encodes these proteins:
- a CDS encoding glycoside hydrolase family 71/99-like protein, with product MKFLKVYVFVLLVFCACCSKSKEDNNGSAEPGLVDSTEIVYDETGCLYTAYDKLVMAGYQGWFAAEGDASQRGWYHYENGSCGGFLPGCSTIDFWPDVSEYTKTYLTPFKFTDGTGAYLYSPYDAESVDLHFKWMKDYGIDGVFMQRFVVEIKNSNPKGKNHFNKVLENALAAAEKYGRAISIMYDLSGCNPGDVAYVEQDWNELIENFDLFNNHQHPTYLRHNGRPMLAIWGVGFNDNRKYTVADANTLIEKLKGPNNKVSILLGVPYYWRTFNNDTENNPGLHELIKKVDLVMPWAVGRYNNDNYLDVAGAALAADIQWCRDNKVGYVPLVFPGFSWGNLQANPNEYHSIPRLNGDFLWKQVAGAKLSGAQSLYVAMFDEIDEGTAIYKCLNDSKVPLNADKKFVGIEDGLPTDHYLWLTGEAAKWFHGLPGYNSTRPLR from the coding sequence ATGAAATTTTTGAAAGTATATGTATTTGTCTTGCTAGTATTTTGTGCATGTTGCTCGAAAAGCAAAGAAGATAATAACGGTTCCGCCGAACCTGGGCTGGTGGATAGTACCGAGATTGTTTATGATGAAACGGGTTGCTTGTATACAGCTTATGATAAATTGGTGATGGCCGGCTACCAAGGCTGGTTTGCCGCGGAAGGGGATGCCTCCCAAAGAGGTTGGTACCATTATGAGAATGGTAGCTGCGGTGGATTTTTACCAGGTTGCTCTACGATCGATTTTTGGCCGGATGTTTCTGAATATACCAAGACTTACCTAACACCTTTTAAATTTACTGATGGAACCGGCGCTTATTTGTATAGTCCTTATGATGCCGAATCGGTAGATCTCCATTTTAAATGGATGAAAGATTACGGTATTGATGGTGTATTTATGCAGCGTTTCGTTGTTGAAATTAAAAACAGCAACCCGAAAGGGAAAAATCATTTTAATAAGGTCTTGGAAAATGCTTTGGCTGCGGCAGAAAAATACGGCCGCGCTATTTCTATTATGTATGACCTGAGCGGCTGCAACCCTGGAGATGTTGCCTACGTGGAACAAGATTGGAACGAGTTAATTGAGAATTTTGATTTGTTCAACAACCACCAACATCCTACCTACTTGCGCCATAACGGTAGGCCAATGCTGGCGATTTGGGGCGTGGGATTCAATGATAACCGCAAGTATACCGTTGCTGATGCAAATACTTTGATTGAAAAGCTGAAGGGCCCCAACAATAAAGTGTCCATATTATTGGGAGTACCTTATTATTGGAGAACTTTCAATAATGATACCGAGAATAACCCTGGTTTGCATGAGCTCATCAAGAAGGTTGACCTGGTAATGCCTTGGGCGGTTGGTAGGTACAATAACGATAACTACCTCGATGTTGCCGGCGCTGCATTAGCCGCTGATATACAATGGTGCCGCGATAATAAGGTAGGTTACGTGCCGTTGGTGTTCCCCGGCTTTAGTTGGGGGAACCTGCAAGCAAATCCAAATGAATACCATTCTATTCCCAGGCTAAATGGCGATTTCCTTTGGAAGCAAGTGGCGGGCGCCAAGCTTTCGGGCGCACAATCATTGTATGTGGCGATGTTTGATGAAATCGATGAAGGAACCGCTATTTATAAATGTTTGAATGATAGTAAAGTGCCTCTTAATGCAGATAAAAAGTTCGTAGGTATCGAGGATGGTTTACCCACCGATCATTACCTGTGGTTAACCGGGGAAGCTGCAAAATGGTTCCATGGCCTACCGGGATATAATAGTACCCGGCCGTTAAGGTAA
- a CDS encoding DUF3823 domain-containing protein — translation MKSIKILICFLALAFAACEKDNYDGPTAGLSGRFIDVQTGELVQQDIIRGTTIEILEHGYENVQPQYLVVKNDGTYANTMLFANTYTITPVRGNFIALKSQDIAIKGQTTLDFEVTPYIRIKDVNITRNSENTVLATFKLEQNVINNVKKIGLYVHTDSRVGEPMRLAAQEVELNAVSDPDHLYSIEMNTYDRRSEIPAGKSYYFRVGALIDIGEAKFNYYQAQQIDL, via the coding sequence ATGAAATCGATCAAAATATTGATATGTTTCCTCGCGCTGGCTTTCGCGGCTTGCGAAAAGGATAATTACGATGGCCCTACTGCCGGACTTTCCGGCAGGTTCATTGATGTGCAAACCGGGGAGTTGGTTCAACAAGATATTATCAGGGGTACCACTATCGAAATATTGGAACACGGTTATGAAAATGTGCAGCCTCAATACCTCGTGGTAAAGAATGATGGTACGTATGCTAACACCATGCTGTTTGCCAATACTTATACCATCACCCCGGTAAGGGGCAACTTTATCGCGCTAAAATCGCAGGATATTGCAATTAAGGGGCAAACGACCCTAGATTTTGAAGTGACTCCCTACATCCGTATAAAAGATGTAAATATTACCCGGAATTCCGAGAATACCGTGTTGGCCACTTTTAAATTGGAGCAAAACGTAATCAACAATGTGAAGAAAATCGGTTTATACGTTCATACTGATTCCCGCGTTGGTGAACCGATGCGCTTGGCAGCCCAGGAAGTTGAATTGAATGCCGTAAGCGATCCCGATCATTTGTATTCTATAGAAATGAATACTTATGATAGGCGCTCGGAAATCCCGGCAGGGAAAAGCTATTATTTCCGCGTTGGAGCATTGATAGATATCGGTGAAGCCAAGTTTAACTACTACCAGGCGCAGCAAATAGACCTCTAG
- a CDS encoding RagB/SusD family nutrient uptake outer membrane protein: MRFYKYIVGFSLSLLITSSCSNILDIDPTDKIKAEDLFSDPKGVEQYMANLYYQLPIEDFAYFRNGFNTNGQDPNNGGFAAAMVTDEAVHSDFGDFFGDGDFGWWEPGYKLIRDVNLLSDVIPDLDITSQDRARLQGESAFLKAFAYFGLAKRYGGVPLIKESQQYSSNPDDLKVPRSTEKETWDYILQLCDEAISNLGEEKGRRANKWTAYALKSRAALHAASLAKFGSRAPMSGVAVSQGLVGLNAGDANAYYQQCIEASIAVINSGKFNLYKPNPSSPAEAAENYRQMFQDPNIIADDEAIMIKGYTLQGNFLGHNYDIWYQPAQVANGWPHPGRMNPSLDFVDIYENYNNPGHDAPIITTVDGNITDYNGYTPSRDYLAYNHPYDIFDGKDARLWGTAILPGTEWKGIPIIIQAGYIKPGGQVVIRTTDQVTVDGQTYYSYGAAGPSQYSGFDTYGGNNTRSGFSFKKFMNQNQPIQAGWNNSTTDFVEFRYAEILLNYAEAVVESGLGDASLAATYMNATRRRAAHTVDIPLTVENVQRERRVELSFENKRFWDLIRRREYHTQFNNRMMHALMPIRDLRALPEEKYIFLRVNVQNTNPKTFQTKAYYRPIPGVASNGAIQNPEY; encoded by the coding sequence ATGAGATTTTATAAATATATAGTTGGCTTTTCCTTGAGTTTGCTTATTACTAGTAGTTGTAGCAATATCTTGGATATTGATCCGACCGACAAAATTAAAGCGGAAGATTTATTTAGCGATCCCAAGGGTGTGGAGCAGTATATGGCAAACCTATACTATCAATTGCCGATAGAAGACTTTGCTTACTTTCGAAACGGCTTCAATACTAACGGTCAAGATCCCAACAACGGCGGGTTTGCTGCCGCGATGGTTACCGATGAAGCAGTGCATTCCGATTTCGGTGATTTTTTTGGAGATGGAGATTTCGGTTGGTGGGAACCCGGTTATAAATTAATCCGGGATGTGAATTTATTATCCGATGTAATACCTGACCTGGATATTACTTCGCAAGACCGCGCCCGGTTACAAGGGGAAAGCGCTTTCCTAAAAGCTTTCGCTTACTTCGGTTTAGCCAAGCGCTACGGTGGTGTACCATTGATCAAGGAATCACAGCAATATTCTTCTAACCCGGACGATTTAAAAGTGCCCAGGAGCACCGAGAAAGAAACCTGGGATTATATTTTGCAATTATGTGATGAAGCCATCAGCAACCTGGGTGAAGAAAAGGGTAGGAGGGCTAATAAATGGACTGCCTACGCATTAAAATCAAGAGCTGCTTTACACGCGGCATCCTTAGCTAAATTCGGTAGCCGCGCGCCCATGTCGGGTGTCGCTGTTAGCCAAGGTTTAGTTGGTCTTAATGCCGGCGATGCGAACGCTTATTACCAGCAGTGTATCGAAGCTTCGATCGCGGTTATAAATTCCGGTAAATTTAATCTTTACAAACCCAATCCTTCCAGCCCCGCAGAAGCTGCCGAGAATTACAGGCAAATGTTTCAAGATCCGAATATCATCGCGGATGACGAAGCTATCATGATAAAGGGTTATACCTTGCAAGGGAATTTCTTGGGTCACAACTATGATATATGGTATCAACCAGCGCAGGTTGCAAACGGATGGCCGCATCCGGGCAGGATGAACCCTTCATTGGATTTTGTGGATATTTATGAAAATTATAATAACCCCGGGCACGATGCCCCGATCATAACTACCGTTGATGGTAATATTACCGATTACAACGGGTATACTCCATCAAGAGATTATTTAGCGTATAACCACCCTTACGATATCTTCGATGGCAAAGATGCCAGGCTATGGGGCACAGCCATCTTACCGGGTACTGAATGGAAAGGTATACCGATTATTATCCAGGCCGGTTATATCAAACCGGGCGGGCAAGTGGTAATTCGTACCACGGACCAGGTTACTGTAGATGGACAAACATATTATAGTTATGGCGCCGCGGGACCAAGTCAATATTCAGGCTTCGATACTTACGGGGGAAATAATACCCGTAGCGGTTTTTCATTTAAGAAATTTATGAATCAAAACCAACCGATTCAAGCCGGGTGGAATAATAGCACTACCGATTTTGTAGAATTCCGTTATGCCGAGATCTTACTGAATTATGCAGAAGCTGTTGTTGAAAGCGGTTTGGGGGATGCTTCCTTGGCTGCAACTTATATGAACGCCACACGCAGAAGGGCCGCACATACCGTAGACATCCCGTTAACAGTTGAGAACGTACAAAGGGAAAGGAGGGTTGAATTGTCATTCGAGAACAAGAGGTTCTGGGATTTGATCAGGCGCCGGGAATACCATACCCAATTCAATAACCGCATGATGCATGCCTTGATGCCTATCAGGGATCTTAGGGCTCTCCCGGAAGAAAAATACATCTTCTTAAGGGTAAATGTACAGAACACGAATCCTAAAACCTTTCAAACGAAAGCATATTACAGGCCTATTCCGGGTGTTGCTTCAAATGGCGCCATTCAGAACCCGGAATACTAG
- a CDS encoding SusC/RagA family TonB-linked outer membrane protein, with amino-acid sequence MKKLYHLLLLLCIAPTLAWAQQRTISGSVSDAKDGTPIPGVTVSIGGAEKKGVITNADGKYEINIGADVDELVFSFIGMKDVIMKIGDKSVINVRMSPSEDQLGEVVVVGYGTQKKETLTGAVSNITADQIQTSTNVSLAQKIQGKVAGLQVRQLGGEPGNFENMINIRGFGTPLFVIDGIVRDGASEFQRLNPDDIESISFLKDASAAIYGFNASNGVVIVTTKKGSQGKTSFNYSGTVGIMKPTDVPRMANASEWMQMRNEAAIYGTGAPFVTREELQKYIDGEYPSTDWYDLTMKDFAMQTNHNISATGGNDKTQYFLSFGYFKEDGLLKTNDMGYKRFNLRSNITTQLHKNLKAEVLIGGRYDIKKSPGENFFNIFKGTRVSLPTESPYANNNPEYPAVITPSNQNPVILSDKNITGYSEIVNRNVQSSVALTYTFPFVEGLSLRGMAAFDMNSYQGKDVSKPYNLYNYVDGDYVLSRQRDGSAFIGNGFGNNNRLTLQAQANYKTVIAADHNIAASAVYEQQQYWARDANLSRLYTFYTNDQINSASEAVMRNSGIEHRSAYQSLIGRLNYDFRSKYLVEVAFRYMGHYAFPPESRWGFFPVISGGWRISEEPFIKNNIPAITNLKLRASYGEVGEDGGIPPFQWIQGFQIGGGGTYEFNNGSLVNGIAAPGITNPNLTWVTAKTLDIGLDLSLWGNKLNIEADVYRRDRSGLPGKRNTSLPNTFGTGLPDENLNSDRVKGIEFTVSHFNRIGEFSYNISGNFNFYRAQNLYRERAPYVHSYDKWRNGDTYRYNDIVWGYTYAGQFQDMDEIANYPIQGGDLANTRELPGDFKYEDINNDGIINGYDMLPLFTGAVGTNDNQNPSGKNPKINYGLTMGAAYKGFDLNILFQGSAMYTVRFSEVYAEMLAFRGNTPAYFYDRWHKADPYDPNSEWIPGKWPATRFNADVGAMYHESSVWRKDASYLRLKSVELGYTLNAKALRTIGIQKMRFYANGFNLVTFADEFVKPFDPERLEGLFNAGFNYPLTKNFNFGINVNF; translated from the coding sequence ATGAAAAAACTCTATCACCTTTTATTGCTACTCTGCATAGCGCCTACTTTAGCTTGGGCGCAACAACGCACTATTTCGGGTAGCGTTTCTGATGCAAAGGACGGTACCCCTATCCCGGGTGTAACTGTTTCTATTGGTGGCGCTGAAAAGAAAGGCGTTATCACGAATGCTGATGGCAAATATGAAATAAACATCGGCGCCGATGTGGATGAACTCGTATTCTCCTTTATCGGGATGAAAGACGTTATAATGAAAATCGGGGATAAGTCGGTGATCAATGTAAGGATGTCTCCTTCCGAAGACCAATTGGGAGAAGTTGTGGTTGTAGGTTACGGTACGCAAAAAAAGGAAACTTTAACCGGCGCCGTTAGTAATATTACCGCGGATCAAATCCAGACTTCCACCAACGTAAGTTTGGCGCAAAAAATCCAGGGTAAGGTGGCAGGATTACAGGTTCGCCAACTGGGTGGTGAGCCCGGGAATTTCGAAAATATGATCAATATACGTGGTTTCGGTACGCCCTTGTTCGTAATTGATGGTATAGTGCGTGATGGCGCCTCCGAATTTCAGCGGTTAAATCCCGATGATATTGAAAGTATTTCTTTCCTGAAAGATGCTTCTGCTGCTATTTACGGTTTCAATGCAAGTAATGGTGTCGTGATCGTAACTACTAAGAAAGGTTCGCAAGGTAAAACGAGCTTTAATTATTCCGGTACGGTGGGCATTATGAAACCTACGGATGTGCCGCGCATGGCAAATGCTTCCGAATGGATGCAGATGAGAAACGAGGCCGCTATCTACGGTACCGGTGCGCCTTTCGTTACCAGGGAAGAGTTGCAGAAATATATTGATGGGGAATATCCTTCCACCGATTGGTATGATTTGACGATGAAAGATTTTGCCATGCAAACAAATCATAACATATCTGCCACTGGCGGGAATGATAAAACTCAATACTTTCTCAGCTTCGGGTATTTTAAGGAAGATGGCTTATTGAAAACAAACGATATGGGATACAAGCGTTTTAACCTTCGTTCCAATATCACGACCCAATTACATAAAAACCTTAAGGCCGAGGTTTTAATCGGCGGGCGCTACGATATCAAGAAATCCCCGGGTGAAAATTTCTTCAATATTTTTAAAGGTACCCGTGTTTCATTGCCTACCGAATCTCCTTACGCTAATAACAATCCTGAATATCCCGCGGTAATTACGCCTTCAAACCAGAACCCGGTCATTCTTTCGGATAAAAACATTACGGGTTATAGTGAAATTGTAAATAGGAATGTCCAGTCCTCCGTTGCATTGACTTATACCTTTCCCTTTGTTGAAGGATTGTCGCTACGTGGTATGGCCGCTTTTGATATGAATAGTTACCAGGGTAAGGACGTCTCTAAGCCATACAACCTGTATAATTACGTTGATGGCGACTACGTACTGTCCCGTCAAAGGGATGGATCGGCCTTCATTGGTAACGGCTTCGGTAATAATAATCGTTTGACTTTGCAAGCGCAGGCCAATTACAAAACCGTTATTGCTGCTGATCATAATATCGCGGCATCTGCCGTTTACGAGCAACAGCAATATTGGGCTAGGGATGCCAACCTTTCACGTTTATATACTTTCTATACGAATGATCAAATCAACAGCGCTTCTGAAGCCGTGATGAGAAATTCCGGTATAGAGCATAGGAGCGCTTACCAATCGTTAATCGGCCGGTTAAATTATGATTTCCGTTCCAAGTACTTGGTAGAAGTTGCTTTCCGTTACATGGGGCATTACGCCTTCCCGCCGGAAAGTAGGTGGGGATTCTTCCCGGTTATTTCAGGAGGTTGGCGGATATCGGAAGAACCCTTCATTAAAAATAATATCCCGGCAATAACCAATTTGAAATTGCGCGCTTCTTACGGTGAAGTAGGTGAAGATGGTGGTATCCCGCCATTCCAATGGATACAGGGCTTCCAGATCGGGGGCGGCGGAACGTACGAGTTTAACAACGGGTCGTTGGTTAACGGCATCGCAGCTCCTGGTATCACGAATCCAAACTTGACTTGGGTCACGGCCAAAACATTAGATATAGGGTTGGATCTAAGCCTATGGGGCAATAAACTCAACATCGAAGCAGATGTTTACCGCCGCGATCGAAGCGGCTTACCCGGAAAAAGAAACACTTCTTTACCGAATACTTTCGGTACTGGGTTGCCCGATGAAAACCTGAATAGTGACCGGGTAAAAGGTATCGAGTTCACGGTATCCCATTTCAACAGGATCGGTGAGTTCTCTTATAATATCTCCGGTAATTTCAATTTCTACCGTGCCCAGAACCTGTACCGCGAACGTGCTCCTTATGTGCATAGTTATGATAAATGGAGAAACGGGGATACTTACCGTTATAATGATATTGTTTGGGGCTATACCTATGCAGGGCAGTTCCAAGATATGGACGAGATCGCTAATTACCCGATCCAGGGCGGCGACCTGGCTAATACCAGGGAACTCCCCGGTGATTTTAAATACGAGGATATCAATAATGACGGTATCATCAACGGTTATGATATGCTGCCTTTATTCACGGGGGCAGTGGGTACCAACGACAATCAAAATCCGAGCGGCAAGAACCCGAAGATCAACTATGGTCTTACCATGGGAGCGGCATATAAAGGATTTGATTTAAATATTTTATTCCAAGGTTCTGCAATGTATACCGTACGCTTCAGCGAAGTTTACGCTGAAATGCTGGCTTTCAGGGGCAATACACCTGCCTATTTCTACGATAGGTGGCACAAGGCAGATCCTTATGATCCCAATAGCGAATGGATACCGGGTAAATGGCCTGCAACACGTTTTAATGCAGATGTGGGCGCCATGTACCATGAAAGTTCCGTATGGAGAAAAGATGCTTCTTACCTCAGGTTGAAGAGCGTGGAATTAGGCTATACACTAAATGCGAAAGCCTTGAGAACCATCGGTATTCAGAAGATGAGATTTTATGCCAACGGGTTTAACCTCGTAACTTTTGCAGATGAGTTCGTGAAACCGTTTGACCCTGAAAGGTTGGAGGGGCTCTTCAATGCAGGGTTTAATTACCCCTTGACTAAGAATTTCAATTTCGGTATTAACGTCAATTTCTAA
- a CDS encoding ATPase, whose amino-acid sequence MEKLQFNVRINAKPATVWAKLWTPGSYEDWTKAFSESSRAETDWQKGSKILFLDGDNNGMVSRVADMIPDQWMSIEHLGLVSKGVEDTESPEIKAWAGAKENYALKEVDHQTDLQVEVDVNDDFSSFLSEKFPKALARLKEISEA is encoded by the coding sequence ATGGAAAAACTACAATTCAATGTTCGCATCAATGCAAAGCCGGCGACAGTTTGGGCTAAATTGTGGACCCCCGGATCTTATGAAGACTGGACGAAAGCTTTCAGTGAAAGCAGCAGGGCAGAAACTGATTGGCAAAAAGGTAGCAAGATTTTGTTCCTCGATGGAGACAATAATGGAATGGTTTCCCGCGTCGCGGATATGATACCCGATCAATGGATGTCGATAGAGCACTTGGGGCTGGTAAGCAAGGGCGTAGAAGATACGGAAAGCCCCGAAATAAAAGCCTGGGCCGGCGCCAAGGAAAACTATGCATTAAAAGAAGTAGATCACCAAACGGATTTGCAGGTCGAAGTGGATGTGAACGATGACTTTTCAAGTTTCTTAAGCGAAAAATTCCCCAAAGCTTTAGCCAGGTTAAAAGAAATTTCGGAAGCCTAA
- a CDS encoding acetyl-CoA C-acetyltransferase, translated as MLYNSNARKVAVVGYNRIPFARYNTAYAEASNADMLSAALNGLIQKYNLKGQILGEVAGGAVIKHSSDSNLIRDCVMKSTLDPRTPGCDLQQACDTGAESAIYIANKIALGQIDAGIACGVDSVSDIPLEVSYPLRKILLRARRSQSTWERIKLFLSANPKYLQPIAPANEEPLTGLSMGGHTEFTAKYYQVSRQDQDAFALASHQKLASAYDEGFMDDMLVPFLGLNRDNNLRRDTNSEKLARLKPAFDKQGGTLTAGNSTPLTDGAATILLASEEWAASRQLPVLAYIRCAELAAIEYVKNKQQLLLAPLYAANRMLDKTNLRLQDFDFYEIHEAFAAQVLATLKIWNSEDLSQELGLHALGAIDPAKLNVKGSSLAAGHPFAATGARIIAVMAKLLHREGRGRGFISICAARGQGITMILEK; from the coding sequence ATGCTGTACAATTCTAATGCCAGGAAGGTGGCCGTAGTGGGATATAATAGGATTCCTTTTGCCAGGTACAATACTGCCTATGCTGAAGCCAGCAATGCCGACATGCTTTCGGCAGCGTTGAACGGCTTAATCCAGAAATATAATTTAAAAGGCCAAATCTTAGGGGAAGTGGCCGGGGGCGCCGTCATTAAACATAGTTCCGATAGCAATTTGATCCGTGACTGTGTAATGAAATCAACGCTGGATCCCCGAACACCGGGTTGCGATTTGCAGCAGGCATGTGATACTGGTGCTGAAAGTGCCATTTATATTGCTAATAAGATCGCCCTGGGGCAAATCGATGCCGGAATCGCTTGCGGGGTAGATTCCGTTAGCGATATTCCCCTGGAGGTTAGCTACCCTTTACGCAAAATTTTATTGAGAGCCAGGAGAAGCCAATCCACCTGGGAACGTATCAAACTTTTTCTTTCTGCCAACCCGAAATATTTACAACCTATTGCGCCCGCTAATGAAGAACCTTTAACCGGTCTTTCCATGGGCGGTCATACCGAATTTACGGCGAAGTATTACCAGGTGTCCCGGCAAGATCAAGATGCCTTTGCCCTGGCAAGCCATCAAAAATTAGCCAGTGCTTATGATGAGGGTTTTATGGATGATATGCTTGTGCCTTTCCTTGGCTTAAACCGGGATAATAATCTACGGCGCGATACTAACTCGGAAAAATTAGCAAGGTTGAAACCCGCATTCGATAAGCAAGGCGGCACATTAACCGCGGGAAACTCTACTCCCTTAACAGATGGCGCCGCTACTATATTGCTGGCATCAGAAGAATGGGCCGCATCCCGGCAACTCCCGGTACTGGCTTATATACGTTGCGCTGAGCTGGCGGCGATCGAATATGTAAAAAATAAGCAACAATTATTACTAGCTCCCCTGTATGCAGCTAACAGGATGCTGGATAAAACGAATCTCCGCTTACAGGATTTCGATTTTTATGAAATTCACGAAGCATTTGCCGCTCAAGTATTGGCAACACTTAAAATTTGGAATTCGGAAGATCTTAGCCAAGAATTAGGATTGCATGCGCTGGGCGCCATAGATCCTGCTAAACTGAATGTCAAGGGAAGCAGCTTGGCTGCCGGTCATCCTTTTGCGGCTACCGGGGCCCGCATTATTGCAGTGATGGCAAAGTTATTGCACCGGGAAGGAAGAGGTCGCGGATTTATATCAATTTGCGCGGCCAGGGGACAAGGCATTACGATGATCTTGGAAAAATAA
- a CDS encoding NAD(P)H-quinone oxidoreductase: MKAVVISQPGGPNVLKYQPYPTPVLAADEVLIDVKAAGVNRPDIFQRKGNYPPPPGVPEDIPGLEVAGIITKCGPRADQWKVGDHVCALVAGGGYAQYVNVRQGQCLPVPPGWNFMEAASLPETVFTVWSNVFQRGQLKMGEDFLVHGGSSGIGITAIQLAKAIGAKVYTTVGSEEKGQVCLKLGADSFINYKEQDFEQALQSTGFDVILDMVGGSYFQKNLNLLHNDGRLVYINAMAGSEVSLDIKLMMRKRLTITGSTLRARSYEFKKALAKDILDNVWPIIASGKFRPVIYKTFPLEEAAAAHQLMESSHHIGKIVLLNE; encoded by the coding sequence ATGAAAGCTGTTGTCATTTCACAACCCGGAGGCCCGAACGTACTTAAATACCAACCTTATCCAACCCCTGTATTAGCGGCGGATGAAGTATTGATAGATGTAAAAGCTGCCGGGGTAAACAGGCCCGATATATTCCAAAGAAAAGGTAATTACCCGCCACCACCCGGCGTTCCGGAAGATATACCGGGACTGGAAGTTGCCGGTATCATTACCAAATGCGGCCCCCGTGCCGACCAATGGAAAGTGGGCGATCATGTCTGCGCCCTGGTTGCGGGCGGTGGCTATGCTCAATATGTTAACGTGCGTCAAGGACAATGTTTACCGGTTCCCCCCGGTTGGAATTTCATGGAAGCGGCAAGTTTACCGGAAACTGTATTCACGGTCTGGTCCAATGTTTTCCAGCGCGGGCAACTAAAAATGGGAGAAGACTTCCTTGTACATGGCGGTAGTAGCGGCATAGGAATTACCGCGATACAATTAGCCAAGGCCATCGGTGCAAAAGTTTATACCACGGTCGGCAGCGAAGAAAAAGGACAGGTATGTTTGAAGCTCGGCGCCGATTCCTTCATTAATTATAAAGAACAAGATTTCGAACAAGCGTTACAATCAACCGGCTTCGACGTTATCCTGGACATGGTTGGCGGAAGTTATTTTCAAAAGAACCTGAACCTTTTACATAATGATGGCCGCTTGGTTTATATCAATGCAATGGCTGGAAGCGAGGTAAGTTTAGATATCAAGTTGATGATGCGTAAAAGGCTTACAATTACCGGAAGTACCCTGAGGGCCAGGTCTTACGAATTTAAAAAGGCCTTGGCAAAAGATATACTAGATAATGTATGGCCAATTATTGCATCCGGTAAATTTAGACCTGTCATTTATAAAACCTTCCCATTGGAAGAAGCAGCGGCAGCGCATCAATTAATGGAAAGCAGTCACCATATTGGCAAAATAGTATTACTAAATGAATAA
- a CDS encoding MlaE family ABC transporter permease, which translates to MENNGQPSKPFLTKGLDNFFSGIFDIWRFIWRFFTEVLRPPLEVKEFIRQCYMVGYKSLGLITLTGFITGMVFTKQSRPSLAEFGATSWLPSLIAIAVIRALAPLVTALICAGKVGSSIGAELASMKVTEQIDAMEVSAINPFKYLVVTRILACTVCLPILMCYSGLIGMMGSYLDIHLNEQTTFAAFLQNAFDKISFLDLWASLTKSIIYGFTIGTVGCYLGFHASQGTQGVGKAANVSVVVSMFLIFIEEIIIVQLVNMIR; encoded by the coding sequence ATGGAGAATAACGGACAGCCAAGTAAACCATTTCTAACGAAGGGGCTCGACAATTTTTTTTCGGGCATCTTTGATATATGGCGATTTATCTGGCGATTTTTTACGGAAGTATTGCGCCCGCCATTAGAGGTTAAAGAATTTATCCGCCAATGTTATATGGTGGGGTATAAATCGTTGGGATTAATTACCCTAACGGGGTTTATTACCGGTATGGTATTCACCAAGCAATCCCGGCCTTCCCTGGCGGAGTTCGGCGCTACCTCCTGGCTTCCTTCATTGATCGCCATCGCGGTAATCAGGGCCTTGGCTCCCCTTGTTACGGCTTTAATATGCGCCGGTAAAGTGGGATCAAGTATAGGGGCGGAATTAGCGTCGATGAAAGTTACCGAGCAGATCGATGCGATGGAAGTATCCGCGATTAACCCTTTCAAATACCTGGTAGTAACCAGGATATTGGCCTGTACGGTTTGTTTACCTATATTAATGTGCTATTCCGGACTCATCGGCATGATGGGTTCTTATTTAGATATACACCTCAACGAACAAACCACCTTTGCAGCTTTTTTACAGAATGCATTCGATAAGATTTCATTCCTCGACCTTTGGGCATCTTTAACAAAATCTATCATCTACGGGTTCACGATCGGTACGGTAGGTTGTTATTTAGGTTTCCATGCCTCGCAGGGGACGCAAGGTGTTGGTAAAGCTGCCAATGTTTCCGTTGTTGTGTCAATGTTCCTGATCTTTATAGAAGAAATTATTATTGTGCAACTAGTAAACATGATCCGCTAA